The Bacteroidota bacterium genomic sequence GTTCCGCACTGCCGTTGGACATTTACGCGTTCTCTCATCGCAAAATACAAAACAACAAAATCAACGGGTGACAGTTGCTTCATCGCTCGACAACTGCTCCAATCTCGACAGCAGTAAAATCAAATACAAAAGCAAAATACATGGGCAAAATTTTGTAGCCTGACAATTGCGCACGGCTCGACAGTCGCTTTCGTTCTGACAGCATTAAATACAAACCCCTGCACAATTTTTCGTCACGGTTTTTGAGTTCGCCCGAGATTTGCACATTGGCGTGCTCGTGCCTGCGCGCGCCAAAGAGCAAAAACGGGCGGTCAAAAACACGCGCCTAAAAATTTCCGTCTATCAATCCAGCGTATATAAGTATTAATCCACTGTTCGGATTTTTAAGTCCACCTCCTGCTTTTATAAATCCAAACGCTTCCTTTATAAAGAAAGCCGCGTGATTTATTATTCCGAATGCTTTCTTTATACAGGCAGAAATCGGATGTAAAAATACAGCGTTTGGATTTATCAATACGGCATTCGGATGTATAGGTGCAGCGTGCGGATTTATCAATACAGCGACTTCCTTTATCAATCCGAATCGTGGATGTATCCATCCGGTGATCTGATATATAAATCCCTCTGCTTTCTTTATACTTCCGACTCCTGCCTTCTTCTACGGTATCACCGCATAAATAAAATCTGTCCACTGATATGGGTCGGCTACCATATTGCTGTACATAGGATGGCGGGTTTTGCTCAATGCAACCTGCGTGGCGGTTTTGCTCGTTTGAGTGCTTGAAGGGTCGGTTTTTTTGGTGTGCGCCACAGGCAGTATGCTTGCGTGCTGCGCTCCTACTACGGTGTTGCTTGCAAGGTCAGAAATAATAATGTCGGCTCCCAATGTGAAACGAACTATGACTGTAGTTGGAGGAGTTCCTTTTGCGGTGGTAATTCCGTATCTCCATATATGCCCTTCCGCTCCCTTCTTCGCTTTTTTGGCGCGCAGGTGAACAAAGCCCGGTCCTGTTTCAACAACCTCGAAATCGCGCGGGTGAGGAGTGGCTTTTTTTTTCAGTTTGTATCCGCTGCTTGTAATTATTCCTTCTGCTTTTTTCAAATCGCCCGCAGCAATTGTGTTTGCCGTGTCTTCCACATAGTGTCCGTTGGTGCCGAGTGAAAGCATCAGCGCGTTTGCCTGTGTGGCTGCCTGCGCGGTGATGGTTTTGGAAGTGTTGCCCGAAGCAATCAGCTTTAAAGTATTGCGCAGTGCAGTGGTTTGTGTTGTGATAGTGGCAAGCGCAATGGTTGGTGCAGGAAGATTTGCGTTGCCTGTAAGCCCTGTTACAGTACCATCGGCAAAGGTGGCAAGGTCGCTGGCGCTCAGTTTCTGAAAATCGGTAGCTACTTTTGCTTTTTTAAGAGTTTGTTTCATAAAAATTATTTTTAAAAGTTGTGGTTAAAAATTTATGTTCATAAATTCTTCTTGCGTGGCATTGAGTGCATTTATTATTTTATCGAGATAATCAAGTGTAAGGTTTACTTCTCCGTTTTCTATGTTCCATACATACTGCCTGTCTGCTCCGATTTTATCTGCTAATTCCTGAAGAGTTAATTTTTTTTTCGTTCGCAGAGTTTTTATACGCTTGCCTATAATTTGTTTTGTTGTATGCGTGAAATAATTATGCAAAAGACATTATTTTCTTTGAAACAGATGTAAATACACTATCACTACAAATAAAAAAGCCCCCGGAATTCGCGGGGGCTTTGTTTGCCGAAAGAGGTTTTAATTTATCAGACATATCAATTAATCGGAATTAAATCGGAATACCAAAATCCTGTTGTGATATGAGCGGAATTTGTTCCGCAAGAATAATTTTTATCATCAATTTCTTTTTTTACTGGCGGTGAATATTTACGATAAACGATTTCTCCTTTGGTAAATGGAATTGGTTTTTGAAAAATGGGACCATCATAAACAAATGAATGAAACTCTCCGTATTCTCCGCAAGGGTCAACTTTTTCAGGCAGGTCATTTATAAATGATTGGTCAAATTCCCTTCCTGCAAAACTTTTGTCTAAATGTTTTTCATCAACGCAAACAATAATTGCCTTAAATCCCAAATCAATAAATTCTTTTGCTAATTGAACCGTTGAAATTTTCCATAATGGAAATATTCCTGAAAAATTTATTTCTGCTAATCTTGTTTCTCTATATTTCCGCAAGTCCTCTAAAAATATATCTCCGAAAATGGAATCACTTATACCCTGTTCTTTAAATTCAGTTAAAGTTTTTTTCATCATTGCATTGTAAATTTCCATTGTGGGATTGTCTGGCATTATTAATTTATGCAATGGAATTCCGATGCTTTCGGTTTGCTTTTCTAAAAGTTCGGCACGGACTCCATGTTGTGAGATGCGATTATATTTTTCA encodes the following:
- a CDS encoding diphthine--ammonia ligase, whose translation is MNNRKAIFNWSGGKDSSLCLYKILQSKEYDIKYLMTSVSEKYNRISQHGVRAELLEKQTESIGIPLHKLIMPDNPTMEIYNAMMKKTLTEFKEQGISDSIFGDIFLEDLRKYRETRLAEINFSGIFPLWKISTVQLAKEFIDLGFKAIIVCVDEKHLDKSFAGREFDQSFINDLPEKVDPCGEYGEFHSFVYDGPIFQKPIPFTKGEIVYRKYSPPVKKEIDDKNYSCGTNSAHITTGFWYSDLIPIN
- a CDS encoding helix-turn-helix transcriptional regulator, with the translated sequence MHNYFTHTTKQIIGKRIKTLRTKKKLTLQELADKIGADRQYVWNIENGEVNLTLDYLDKIINALNATQEEFMNINF